One stretch of Punica granatum isolate Tunisia-2019 chromosome 5, ASM765513v2, whole genome shotgun sequence DNA includes these proteins:
- the LOC116209717 gene encoding oxygen-evolving enhancer protein 3-2, chloroplastic-like yields the protein MAQAMASMSGLRGSSQAVPEGSLQLSGSTRLAVPSGSSRVTVNRAGFSVRASAEAETSRRAVLGLVAAGLASGSFVQAVLAEAKSIKVGGPPPPSGGLPGTLNSDQPRDLQLPLKERFFLQPLTPAQAAARAKESAKDIINVKELINKKAWPYVQNDLRLRAEYLRFDLNTVISAKPKDQKKPLKDLTGKLFQTISNLDHAAKIKSTPEAEKYYAETVSALNDVLAKLG from the exons ATGGCTCAGGCTATGGCTTCGATGTCGGGTCTACGCGGCTCGTCCCAGGCGGTCCCCGAGGGCAGCCTCCAGCTCAGCGGATCGACCCGCCTGGCCGTGCCGAGCGGCAGCAGCCGGGTCACCGTGAACCGGGCTGGATTCAGTGTCAGGGCATCCGCCGAGGCAGAAACTAGCCGGAGGGCCGTGCTGGGCCTGGTGGCCGCTGGGCTCGCCTCGGGGTCGTTCGTCCAGGCCGTGTTGGCTGAGGCCAAGTCCATCAAGGTCGGGGGACCTCCTCCCCCCTCGGGCGGACTTC CCGGGACATTGAATTCGGACCAGCCGAGGGACCTGCAGCTGCCCCTGAAGGAGAGATTCTTCCTGCAGCCGCTGACCCCCGCGCAGGCAGCAGCGAGGGCAAAGGAGTCGGCCAAGGACATCATTAACGTGAAGGAGCTGATCAACAAGAAGGCGTGGCCTTATGTGCAGAACGATCTCCGGCTCAGGGCCGAGTACCTCCGCTTCGACCTCAACACCGTCATCTCTGCCAAGCCCAAGGACCAGAAGAAGCCCCTCAAGGACCTCACCGGCAAGCTCTTCCAAACCATCAGCAAT TTGGACCACGCAGCAAAGATCAAGAGCACTCCTGAAGCAGAGAAGTACTATGCCGAGACCGTATCTGCCCTCAACGATGTTCTTGCCAAGCTAGGCTAA
- the LOC116206685 gene encoding protein HEAT-STRESS-ASSOCIATED 32, translated as MSAYRWKSFAEDEDRPEKPRRYGVTEIRGPHYSLFNQSLLEDIFESMGQFVDGLKFSGGSHSLMPKSFIKDVTSIAHGHDVYVSTGDWAEHQLKRGPSAFKEYVEECKQLGFDTIELNMGSLELPEETLLRFVRLIKSGGLMAKPQFAVKFNKSDIPKGQDRAYGAYVVPEPRSSEFVEDVNLLIRRAERCLEAGADMIMIDADDVCKHADSVRADIIAKLVGRLGLEKTMFEASNPGTSEWFIKRYGPKVNLFVDHSQVMDLECLRGSNLGKNHASVLSSSYFLL; from the exons ATGTCAGCGTACCGGTGGAAGAGCTTCGCGGAAGACGAGGACCGGCCGGAGAAGCCGCGCCGGTACGGCGTGACGGAGATCCGCGGCCCTCACTACTCCCTCTTCAACCAGAGCCTCCTCGAG GATATATTCGAGTCTATGGGACAATTTGTTGATGGGTTGAAATTTTCTGGAGGTTCACATAGCTTGATGCCAAAGTCCTTTATCAAAGATGTGACTTCTATTGCCCATGGCCATGATGTATATGTTAGCACCGGAGACTGGGCTGAGCATCAACTGAAGCGAGGGCCATCAGCCTTCAAGGAGTATGTCGAG GAGTGCAAGCAACTGGGATTCGACACGATCGAGTTGAATATGGGGTCCCTTGAATTACCAGAAGAAACTCTTTTGAGATTTGTGCGCCTGATCAAGAGCGGTGGTCTCATGGCCAAACCGCAGTTCGCTGTGAAATTTAACAAGTCAGATATTCCGAAAGGCCAAGATAGAGCTTATGGGGCTTATGTAGTACCGGAGCCTCGAAGTTCTG AATTTGTTGAAGATGTTAATCTCCTGATCAGGAGGGCAGAGAGATGCTTAGAAGCAGGGGCAGACATGATAATGATTGATGCCGATGATGTCTGCAAACACGCCGATTCCGTCCGGGCTGACATAATTGCAAAGCTAGTGGGCCGTCTTGGCCTCGAGAAGACCATGTTCGAGGCATCAAACCCTGGAACCTCTGAGTGGTTCATTAAACGCTATGGCCCTAAG GTTAATCTTTTCGTGGACCACTCTCAAGTCATGGATTTGGAGTGTCTCCGAGGGAGCAACTTGGGTAAAAACCACGCTTCCGTTCTCAGCTCTTCTTACTTCCTCCTTTGA
- the LOC116208654 gene encoding STOREKEEPER protein-like, translated as MAPKRPTPADEQPPPAVSSDEESSESVRSEEEEEEDEENESYDSDEPKGTQQKGPQPKPSSALPPRAQSKPQKPVSSSESESESESEDEPTAKLIARPNPKQQKSAASSESDSESDEPKGKPAESDSESDSDVTPVVAAKPVEIQGTPQSKKLNLKRPRSETTSAAEDAAKTPSKKSTATSRSSHSTGEESSKKTLFQRVWSEEDEIALLEGMIEFSEKRGVDPSTNINSFHEFIKDRLRFDVVQGQLVTKIRNCKKKFMNKIGKDRVFSRPNDQRAYDLSKKLWDSQEGIIGESVPKANGTATKKKKKTAGNTSAAMVVPPSPPTKVKGKDEMAETQHGDATSMSLCEVELSRFSGGRLNCSFLRRGLESINGSKREEMEKEWEKLQVAELHLQANRARLVQEHTNLIMNAYNKSDQ; from the coding sequence ATGGCACCAAAACGTCCCACTCCAGCCGACGAGCAGCCGCCACCGGCCGTCTCCTCTGACGAGGAGTCCTCTGAGTCCGTAAGGtccgaggaagaagaagaagaagacgaagaaaaTGAGTCTTACGACTCCGACGAGCCGAAGGGGACCCAACAGAAGGGTCCACAACCCAAACCCTCCTCCGCTCTACCGCCGCGTGCTCAGTCTAAGCCCCAGAAGCCCGTTTCTTCTTCCGAGTCCGAATCGGAGTCCGAGTCTGAAGATGAGCCGACCGCTAAACTCATTGCGCGTCCAAACCCTAAACAGCAGAAGTCCGCTGCTTCTTCCGAGTCGGATTCCGAGTCCGACGAGCCAAAGGGGAAGCCGGCTGAAAGCGATTCGGAGTCCGATTCCGATGTCACGCCTGTGGTTGCGGCGAAGCCTGTGGAGATCCAGGGAACCCCGCAGTCCAAGAAACTGAACCTGAAGCGGCCGCGGAGTGAGACGACTTCTGCAGCAGAGGATGCTGCAAAGACCCCTTCGAAGAAGTCTACAGCCACTTCTCGGAGCAGCCACAGCACAGGCGAGGAGTCGTCCAAGAAGACGCTCTTCCAGCGGGTTTGGAGTGAGGAAGATGAGATAGCCCTCCTCGAGGGCATGATCGAGTTCTCGGAGAAGAGGGGCGTCGATCCTTCCACAAATATCAACAGCTTTCATGAGTTCATCAAGGATAGGCTCCGTTTCGACGTTGTTCAGGGGCAACTGGTTACCAAGATTAGGAATTGCAAGAAGAAATTTATGAATAAGATTGGAAAGGATCGGGTCTTCTCGAGGCCCAACGACCAGAGGGCTTACGATCTCTCCAAGAAGCTCTGGGACTCGCAAGAGGGGATTATCGGAGAGAGCGTCCCCAAGGCCAATGGGACTGCtaccaagaagaagaagaagactgcAGGGAACACCTCGGCTGCCATGGTTGTTCCCCCTTCGCCTCCGACGAAGGTTAAAGGCAAGGATGAGATGGCGGAGACCCAGCACGGTGATGCCACCTCAATGTCCCTCTGCGAGGTTGAGCTGTCTCGATTTTCGGGCGGCCGTCTGAATTGTAGTTTCTTGAGGAGAGGGCTGGAGTCGATCAACGGTTCAAAGAGGGAAGAGATGGAAAAGGAGTGGGAGAAGCTGCAAGTCGCTGAGCTGCATCTCCAAGCAAATCGGGCTCGGCTGGTTCAGGAGCATACAAACTTGATTATGAATGCGTACAATAAATCTGATCAGTAA